A stretch of the Harpia harpyja isolate bHarHar1 chromosome 5, bHarHar1 primary haplotype, whole genome shotgun sequence genome encodes the following:
- the LOC128142012 gene encoding feather keratin 1-like: MACYDLCRPCGPTPLANSCNEPCVQQCQDSRVVIQPPAVLVTLPGPILSSFPQNTAVGSSSSAAVGNVLSSQGVPVSSGGFGFGGLGGYGFGGLGCFGGRRGCYPC; this comes from the coding sequence atggcctgctacgacctctgccgcccctgcggacccaccccgctggctaacagctgcaacgagccctgtgtccagcagtgccaggactcccgcGTCGTCATCCAGCCTCCCGCCGTGCTGGTCACCCTGccaggacccatcctcagctccttcccccagaacaccgccGTTGGATCCTCCTCATCGGCTGCCGTGGGCAACgtcctcagctcccagggagtgCCTGTCTCCTCCGGTGGCTtcggcttcggaggcctgggcggctacggcttcggaggcctgggctgcttcgGCGGCAGAAGAGGCTGCTACCCCTGCTAA